A single genomic interval of Juglans regia cultivar Chandler chromosome 1, Walnut 2.0, whole genome shotgun sequence harbors:
- the LOC108992883 gene encoding uncharacterized protein LOC108992883 translates to MSEKALRDLNTIPGSEKKNESSSKGSFIKPFVGNMDENVEECLKKNSASLVSTQMNGNETANPEVDTGNSEVEYIESENLNDLEDVDTSLETLLAALDSKNWVMVCEALNNVRRLSIFHKEAMLDMLRDVILLVVKSLKNPRSAVCKTAIMTSADLFSAYNDNLIDSLDPLLTQLLLKSSQDKRFVCEAAERALVAMTKWVSPVLLLPKLQPYLKNRNPRIRAKASMYFCRSVPQLGVEGIKSYGIDKLIQIAASQLSDQLPESREAARTLLLELQTVYEKFHDLESTTVSEQPDMDSWENLCQSKLSPLSAQAVLRVTNIGREGLVLGS, encoded by the exons ATGTCAGAGAAAGCTCTTCGAGACCTCAATACAATACCTGGATCtgagaagaagaatgaaagCTCGAGTAAAGGGAGTTTTATCAAGCCTTTTGTTGGGAATATGGATGAAAATGTGGAGGAATGCCTAAAGAAAAACTCTGCCTCCTTGGTTTCAACTCAAATGAATGGTAACGAAACTGCTAATCCTGAAGTAGATACTGGAAATTCAGAAGTAGAATACATAGAATCCGAGAACTTGAATGATCTAGAAGATGTTGATACGAGTCTTGAG ACACTCTTAGCTGCACTCGACTCAAAAAATTGGGTTATGGTGTGTGAAGCACTCAACAATGTACGCCGGTTATCAATATTTCACAAGGAAGCAATGCTTGATATGCT GCGAGATGTGATTTTGCTGGTGGTGAAGTCCTTGAAGAATCCAAGAAGTGCTGTTTGCAAAACTGCAATCATGACGTCTGCAGACCTTTTCAGTGCCTATAATGACAACCTAATTGACTCATTGGACCCTTTG CTAACACAGCTTCTTCTCAAGTCTTCACAAGACAAAAGATTTGTATGCGAGGCAGCTGAGAGAGCTTTAGTAGCAATGACTAAATGGGTTTCCCCTGTTCTGTTATTACCAAAATTGCAACCATATCTTAAGAACAGGAATCCTCGAATCCGAGCAAAGGCGTCAATGTACTTTTGTCGAAGTGTTCCACAACTG GGTGTTGAAGGCATAAAATCATATGGCATTGACAAATTGATCCAAATAGCTGCATCCCAGCTCAGTGACCAACTTCCAGAGTCTAGGGAGGCTGCTCGAACCCTTCTTCTGGAGCTGCAAACTGTGTATGAGAAATTTCATGACCTTGAATCAACAACTGTGTCAGAGCAGCCAGATATGGACTCTTGGGAGAACTTATGTCAGTCAAAACTCTCTCCTCTAAGCGCTCAAGCTGTCCTTCGTGTGACCAATATTGGTCGGGAGGGTCTTGTTTTGGGTTCCTGA